TGCAAGGAACGGCTGCAGGGAGGGGTCCGAGGGCGCGTCGGGAAGATCCTCATCGCTTAGTTCATAACGCACCAGCCAGGCTCCGTCCTCACCAACACTGCTGGCAGTCTGTCTCCAGTTGACGTTGCGGGCAAACCCGTGGCTGCCTGCGGCGCGCGAGCGACCGAGGAGCACCACGCCGCCCTCGTCCTCATCTCGCAAAGCTCCGAACCAGGGGAAGCACAGCGGAATCCCCCCACGAATCGGGGAGCCAACCCCGTAGGCGCTGTCTCTTGAGACAAAGAGGAGCGCGCCGAATCTGGAACTATCCCAGCGGGTGATTTGACCACCGGCCGAGTGGGCTGCAAACCCGCCCTGAGAGGTTTCTACTTCTGCAACCACATCTTCATTCTGCGACATGACTCCATTGTTCACCGTTTGGGCCGATCCGTCACCGCGTTTCTCACCGCGTCCCATAATCGCAGTACCCCAAAGACGTCTCCACTGCTAGTTTTGAGGCATGGTTGAATATCGCTACTTAGGCAATTCCGGACTGAAAATCACTGAGATCACCTACGGCAACTGGGTGACACACGGCCTTCAAGTCGATCGAGACAAGGCCATCGCAACGGTGCACCGCGCCCTCGACCTCGGCATCACCTCTTTTGACACCGCAGACGTGTACGCAAACACGGGGGCGGAGAAGATCCTTGGTAAGGCGTTGAAGGGCATCCCCCGGGAGGACCTGGAGATTTTCACCAAGGTGTACTGGCCGGTTGGCAATAGGGGCCCGAACAACGCGGGACTGTCACGCAAGCACATTTTTGACGGCATCCATGGTTCACTACGGCGCTTGAAGGTCGACTACGTGGACCTCTACCAGGCTCACCGCTTCGACTATGAAACTCCCCTCGAAGAGACGATGCGCGCGTTTGGCGACATTGTTCGCCAGGGCAAAGCCATGTACATCGGGGTGTCGGAGTGGACGGCTGAGCAGATTCGGGAAGGACACGCCCTCGCCGAAGAACTTGGCTTTCAGTTGGTGTCCAACCAGCCCCAGTATTCGGCGCTGTGGCGTGTTATCGAAGACAAGGTCGTCCCAACCTGTGAAGAGCTTGGCATGTCACAGATCGTCTGGTCGCCCATGGCTCAGGGTGTCCTCTCTGGGAAGTACATTCCTGGCGAGCAGCCTCCCGCGGGATCACGCGCCACAGATGACAAGGGCGGGGCGAACTTCGTCAAGAGGTTCATGGATCTAGAGACCCTGCAGGCCGTGCAGCGCCTCAAGCCGATTGCGGCCGAGGCCGGACTCTCGATGCCGCAGATGGCCATCGCATGGGTGCTAGCAAATCCAAATGTTGCCGCCGCACTAGTGGGTGCATCACGGCCAGAGCAGCTGGATGAAACCGTGAAGGCATCCGGGATCACCCTGGACGCAGACACGGTGGAGGCAATCAACTCGACACTGGCCGGTGTGAGCAACCAGGATCCTCAGGCGACCTACTCAGTTTCCCCACGCACGCGCCCGATCTAGACTTTGTTCCATGCCCGCCGGAGTCCTCTTTGCCAGCCCCGTACTGGTCTCTCACCTGAACGTCCTCGACAACATTAGGTTGCCCTGGGTCGTCGACGGGGAACGCCTGGACCAGGCATACCTGGATATCCTTGTCGACACGTTGGAGCTCCGGGACGTGTTGCTTTCCTTTCCCGCTGACCTCTCAGAGGAGCTTCAGTTCCGCGTTGCCGGAGTGCGGGCTTTGGCTGGACGGCCCTCGACCGTGCGCGTCTATCCGCGTACGCAGGCTTCGCAGTGCCTAGACGACCTGGTCTTTCTTGCCGGTGCGCTGGGTCAGGAAGTGGAACTGATTGACGCGCTAGCCGGGTCCGAGGGCGACGGATCCCTAGAACCTGCTGTCGCTCTCCTCCCGGAATCCCTTGACGACATTGCTCCTGCCAGGGAACTGTCGGCCAGCCAGGTACGACTTGTCGATCAGGCTCAGCAAATACTGGACCTCCTCCCGGGGCCTGTCATAGAGACGGGCGAGTTTCTGCACCGCGGTTCCGAGGGGACTTCGTTACACGGGACGAAAAACGGTGCGCACAATCAGGATCTAGCTGACAATTCATGACAGACTAATGCTTGTATGGAGACGGGGCCGCTACGGCTGGCCCCGAGGGTCGTTTAAACCCACAGATGAAGGACAAAGAGGAGAGCGTCATGACTTCCCCTAGTGAAGAGGGCATCGAAGTAGTTGTGGAAGAGGTGGAATGGATTGATCCAACACCTCCAAAGCGTGCCCGACGGACTCGGCCCACACCTCCGGCTCCACACGCGTCGATTCCGGTGCTCATTGAGAATGCAGTCCAAGAGGTCAAGAGCTACTTTGAGTCCCAGTTGGAGGTGTTGAAGCTCAGGGCCAAGAGGACAGCTAGCCAGGCCGCAGCTTCGATCGTCATGATCGTTGCTGCCGTCCTTTTTGCCCTGCTTCTCCTGTGGTGGACATTCCACACCGCCGAGGTCGCTTTGGCATTGGTAGTACCCGCTTGGGCAGCTGCCCTGATCGTCTGGGGCATTCTTCTTCTCTTGGTCATCATCTTCGCGGCCGTTGGGGCGATTATGGCTTTGGGAGCAAAGAATGATGCACCGAACCCCAAAGAGATGGTCGAAGATGACATTCAGACGCTTAAGTCTGACCTCACACAAGCCAAGGAAGGACTGGACAAGTGAGCAAGACGTTTGCGCAGACCATCGAGGATCTGCAGAATAAGGCCACCTCAAGCAATGAGAAGCTGTCTGAAACCCTGCAGCAGCTACTGTATGAAGTTCAGCCTCAGACCCAACTTGACTACCTGCTCGCTCAGGCCAAGTATCAGGCCGAAGTGGCAGCCTACAATGCCCTAACGACCCTGGATGAGGCA
This genomic stretch from Schaalia sp. JY-X169 harbors:
- a CDS encoding aldo/keto reductase family protein → MVEYRYLGNSGLKITEITYGNWVTHGLQVDRDKAIATVHRALDLGITSFDTADVYANTGAEKILGKALKGIPREDLEIFTKVYWPVGNRGPNNAGLSRKHIFDGIHGSLRRLKVDYVDLYQAHRFDYETPLEETMRAFGDIVRQGKAMYIGVSEWTAEQIREGHALAEELGFQLVSNQPQYSALWRVIEDKVVPTCEELGMSQIVWSPMAQGVLSGKYIPGEQPPAGSRATDDKGGANFVKRFMDLETLQAVQRLKPIAAEAGLSMPQMAIAWVLANPNVAAALVGASRPEQLDETVKASGITLDADTVEAINSTLAGVSNQDPQATYSVSPRTRPI
- a CDS encoding phage holin family protein; protein product: MTSPSEEGIEVVVEEVEWIDPTPPKRARRTRPTPPAPHASIPVLIENAVQEVKSYFESQLEVLKLRAKRTASQAAASIVMIVAAVLFALLLLWWTFHTAEVALALVVPAWAAALIVWGILLLLVIIFAAVGAIMALGAKNDAPNPKEMVEDDIQTLKSDLTQAKEGLDK